GCCCGGCGTGGAGCCGAAGCCGTCCACGATGGAGTCGCCGAAGAGGGCGACCCCGTCTCCGCGTCCGCCCGCGTCGACCTCGACGGCGGACAGGAAGTACCAGGACTCGGTGGCCTCCGTGAAGCCGTGCCCTTCGACGTCGTGGAGTCGATCCCCGGTACCCCGGTGACTGGTCGCGAAGGCCTGGGCGTGGAAGGTGGCGGGCCCGGTCACTGCGTCGAGGTGCAGGGTGACGGTCACCGACTCCAGCCGCTCCAGGGGCAGTTCGGCGGGATCGCTGAGGAGGTCGGCGCGGGCCGGGACCGCGGCGCCGGCCGCCCCCGCGAAGGTGAGCCGGCGCACCGAGCCCGGCTCGACGGCGGCTCCGCGGGCGGTGCGGGCGACGGTGGCGCCCGCTATGCGCAGGGGCGAGGTGCCGTACGTGTTGGAGAGCCGTACGCGCAGCCGGTCGCCTCCCGCGGTGAGGCGGACGGCCTGGCGCAGCGACTGGCGCCAGAAGCCCTCGCGCGACCAGTTCGGGGTGAAGCCTTCCGCGGGGAGCTGGGGCGGTGCGGTCCAGGCGGTGGTGAACATGACGGTTCCCTCTCCCGAGACACCCAAAGGGGACTGGAGTCCCTTTAGCTAGGACCCCGACCGTATCAGCATCGGCGACACTAAGGGAACTGGAGAACCGTTTACGTGCGGCGTGCGCAAGTTGAGTACGCGTACTCAGGCGCCCGGCGGCGCGGCCGTCGCACGATCGAGGACATGCTGTGGTCCGACCCGGAGAACGAGCCGCCCAAGGAGCTCCGCGACATGCAGACCATGTTGCGGCGCCTGGGGGTTCTCATGGCGCTGGCCATGGTGGTCGCGATGATCGTGCTGGGGGTGCGCTGAACGCTCCGGGGCCGATCAACGGCGGCCGGCGCACGGGCCGATCGGCGCCGATACCCTGAACGGCATGACCGATCAGCCGCGCCGCCGTCTCGTGCTCGCTTCGCAGTCCCCCGCCCGGCTCAACCTGCTGCGGCAGGCCGGACTCGCCCCCGAGGTGATCGTGAGCGGGGTCGACGAGGACGCCGTCACCGCGCCCACCCCCGCCGAACTCGCCCGCGCGCTGGCCGAGGCGAAGGCCTCCGTCGTGGCGGCCCGCCCGGAGGTCCAGGGCGCGCTGGTGATCGGCTGCGACTCGGTGCTGGACCTGGACGGCGAGGCGCTCGGCAAGCCCGCCGACGCCGAGGAGGCGACGGCCCGCTGGAAGGCGATGCGCGGCCGGGCGGGCACGCTCCAGACGGGGCACTGCGTCTGGGACACGGCGAGCAAGCGCTGGGTGTCCGCCACGGCGTCCACGGTCGTCCGCTTCGGCGAGCCGACGGACGCGGAAGTCGCCGCGTACGTCGCGTCGGGCGAACCCCTGTACGTGGCGGGCGCGTTCACGCTCGACGGCCGGTCGGCCCCCTTCATCGAGGGCATCGACGGCGACCACGGCAACGTGATCGGCATCTCGCTGCCGCTGGTGCGCAAGCTGCTCGCCGAACTGGGCGTGGGCATCACGGAGTTGTGGGCACCGTAGGACGAACAGGGGCTCCCCGCCGGGCGGGGAGCCTCCGCTCAGGAGGCCGAGGGAGCGGGCGGCGGGACGACGGTGGTTCCCCCGTCGCCGTGCCTGCTGTCCCCGTGCCCGCCGTCGCCGGCGTCCTTCCCCAGGTCGACGGTCCCTCCCTGGGCGGCACCCTGTCCGGCGCCCTGCCCG
The window above is part of the Streptomyces sp. NBC_01428 genome. Proteins encoded here:
- a CDS encoding SGNH/GDSL hydrolase family protein; protein product: MFTTAWTAPPQLPAEGFTPNWSREGFWRQSLRQAVRLTAGGDRLRVRLSNTYGTSPLRIAGATVARTARGAAVEPGSVRRLTFAGAAGAAVPARADLLSDPAELPLERLESVTVTLHLDAVTGPATFHAQAFATSHRGTGDRLHDVEGHGFTEATESWYFLSAVEVDAGGRGDGVALFGDSIVDGFGSTPGADRRWSDRLAERTGRPVLNAGIGGNLLLNDSAWYGEKGVHRLDRDVLGHPGVDTLVVLQGVNDIGFSETDDQPTYRPAPVVEADELIAGYREVIHRARARGLRVIGATLLPFGGSDHWGEHAAKVAHEVNAWMRDPAHGEWDAVVDLNRALADPADPDRLHPAYDFGDHLHPGDAGYAVMADAVAKVL
- the mmpB gene encoding morphogenic membrane protein MmpB; its protein translation is MLWSDPENEPPKELRDMQTMLRRLGVLMALAMVVAMIVLGVR
- a CDS encoding Maf family protein, producing MTDQPRRRLVLASQSPARLNLLRQAGLAPEVIVSGVDEDAVTAPTPAELARALAEAKASVVAARPEVQGALVIGCDSVLDLDGEALGKPADAEEATARWKAMRGRAGTLQTGHCVWDTASKRWVSATASTVVRFGEPTDAEVAAYVASGEPLYVAGAFTLDGRSAPFIEGIDGDHGNVIGISLPLVRKLLAELGVGITELWAP